The sequence TCTCTCACCTCTGATGATGACAAAGCACCGGGCGGGTCATTCTGGTTTAAGGCGCTTTAAAACAAGTGACGCtcataaaagaagaaatacaCAGAAATACGAGCAGTATCTTCTTTTATTTCAGCGTCAGACAAAGAGACGCGAGGATTTTAAGTGCATGTAAGTAGTTTAACAGCTGGGTATGTGTGCATAAAGGCGGGTACAGTATGTGTCTTTGGTGTTGCACGCAGAGCAGTAGCAGTTCGTGGCCACGGGGTAGGTGATGCTTTCCGGACACCCCTGGATGTGTTTCACCTCGTAGGACCAGTCCCCGTTGCAGACCCTATGCTCGGGCGCCTCGTCAGGGCTTTCAAAGACGGCGTCCTGTCACCATCACCAACAAGGAGGAAAGACTCAATACATACACATGATTCAGTGGGACACATTGTTTTGTAAACCAAATTGACTGAAAaagcaattacatttttttttacgatGATAATATTATGATCTGAGAGAGTTGAGTTCAGCACAGTTGTAATTTAAAGGAGAATAATGTAGCCCTAGTGATTATGTGTATATTACTGCTTTCATATGGAACTGAGAGACTTCATGGGTTGAGGGTTCGAATCTTTCTTCACCTCAGAGAAGCACAGCCCTTCGCAGATCGTGGTGTGGATGCACACCCTCTGGCCGCATCTCTCCATGGGGATGCTGACATTCTTCAGGCGGCAACCGAAGCATCCCACTTCTGCCAGCGCCAGGACCGCCGCCATGAGAACCAACTGCATCCTCGGCCAGGTGTAGAGCAGACGTCTGCTGCAAGAGGCGTTCAGGTCCTACGTCAGATGCTGGAAACTGTACCAGAACTTCCAGTGAGCTGAATATTATACAACTGAAAATGGCACGTCAGGATCCTTAGTTtgtgacttttatttttgtttttccttcctttttgttcaccaatgtatacaaaacaaacattacGGGCTAACAGAGGTGTTGATctacaaaataattaataatcaattaaataagAGAACGAATAACATAGGACAGACAAATAAACGcagaaataaacatcttaatcTTGATGGTTGTCTTCTGATTTGTATTATTACCTTCGCTTTCTTTAATATTCATGCTGCTTCTCCAttcaaacatggagaagcagcatttagttcctatgctccaattatctggaacaaacttccagaaaactgtaaaagtgcggaaagcctgagttcttttaaatcaagattaaaaacacatttgtttaaaattgccttcaactgtcctagttaactttatcaccacttttttgttctattttctatctatattttattcctacttgctcttattctgttttattttgctatattttaatcatgtaaagcactttgcattgtctttgtactgaattgtgctatataaataaatttgccttgccttgcctaatatatatgtatatatatatatatatgtatatatatatatatatatatatatatatatatatatatatatatatatatatatatatatatatatatatatatatatatatatatattagtaggTTCTCCTATTTCCCCTCTCCCCACTGGTCTTTGTTTCCTCAGTGGCATTAATTTACCGCCACTGAAATGCTGTttacaattttgggaaatattttattgaaatattgaaatagattttttttctattgctgATTGTTGTTCCAATGATATCTGTATAATCTAGCCATTATGATGTACtgattttttcctgtttttccagTTAAGTAGCCAATAGTCAGAGCCCCTAGCagtggtttttg comes from Fundulus heteroclitus isolate FHET01 chromosome 4, MU-UCD_Fhet_4.1, whole genome shotgun sequence and encodes:
- the fshb gene encoding gonadotropin subunit beta-1 precursor (The RefSeq protein has 1 substitution compared to this genomic sequence) → MQLVLMAAVLALAEVGCFGCHLKNVSIPMERCGQRVCIHTTICEGLCFSEDAVFESPDEAPEHRVCNGDWSYEVKHIQGCPESITYPVATNCYCSACNTKDTYCTRLYAHIPSC
- the fshb gene encoding gonadotropin subunit beta-1 isoform X1 gives rise to the protein MQLVLMAAVLALAEVGCFGCRLKNVSIPMERCGQRVCIHTTICEGLCFSEDAVFESPDEAPEHRVCNGDWSYEVKHIQGCPESITYPVATNCYCSACNTKDTYCTRLYAHIPSC